The following are from one region of the Pocillopora verrucosa isolate sample1 chromosome 3, ASM3666991v2, whole genome shotgun sequence genome:
- the LOC131782311 gene encoding leucine-rich repeat-containing protein 38-like translates to MDQAPNPQYVFLNRTSNLWCPVKGAPAPYIVWRKDGVTVQKSTSITFQLKITSENNVNYTCEVRRDGEVLKRNISLKLKECPDPCECNVFHQTIVSVNCSGKSRNSIPWKFPRATSKLYLSSNELRDLPHGIFSNYTQLEFLEMSNNLFRKLSSGIFSNNTELSFLLLGNNRLKKLPSGIFNNNIQLTFLSVKNNHLEDLPNAIFTNNINLIEL, encoded by the exons ATGGACCAAGCTCCAAACCCGCAGTATGTATTTCTGAACAGAACCTCTAACCTGTGGTGTCCAGTAAAAGGTGCACCGGCTCCAtacattgtatggagaaaagATGGTGTCACTGTTCAGAAGAGTACCAGCATAACATTTCAGCTTAAAATAACTTCGGAAAACAACGTGAATTACACATGCGAGGTAAGAAGAGATGGAGAGGTATTAAAAAGGAACATCAGCCTCAAACTTAAAG AGTGCCCAGACCCGTGCGAATGTAACGTCTTCCACCAAACTATCGTTAGTGTAAATTGTAGTGGAAAAAGCCGTAATTCAATTCCATGGAAGTTTCCTCGTGCCACGTCAAAATT GTACTTAAGCAGCAACGAGCTGAGGGACTTGCCCCATGGTATCTTCAGTAATTATACCCAGCTGGAATTCCT GGAAATGAGCAACAACCTGTTCAGGAAATTATcatcaggcatattcagtaacaataccgAGTTGTCCTTTCT GCTTTTAGGAAACAACCGGTTGAAAAAATTGCCATCGGGCATTTTTAACAACAACATCCAGCTGACTTTCTT GAGCGTCAAAAATAACCATTTGGAGGACTTGCCAAACGCCATATTCACTAATAATATCAACCTAATAGAGCTGTga
- the LOC136279544 gene encoding uncharacterized protein, whose amino-acid sequence MEIMDKGTHKNQLGNLEMPLPFQSANVSMPNNRNYALEFLHGLTCTFKHKPQMEKHNIEFMSKMLDKGHVVLVRERETSPGRVWYLPHFEVCHPKKMDQIRIVFDSYAEYQGKSPNRELLTGPDLLNTLLRVLVRFRRKDMAATCDVGEMLHLFHFSPEHRILRFLWFQEINLSKPIAEFQMTVRLFGNGPSPVVATYGLRKMVKHGEEADVKLFVERNFYVDDGLVSTPTAIEVITLVQNT is encoded by the coding sequence ATGGAGATCATGGACAAAGGAACCCACAAGAACCAGCTTGGGAACTTGGAAATGCCCCTACCCTTTCAGTCGGCAAACGTGTCCATGCCAAATAACAGAAACTACGCACTCGAGTTCTTACATGGGCTTACATGCACCTTCAAACACAAACCACAAATGGAGAAACATAACATTGAATTCATGTCGAAGATGCTAGACAAGGGTCATGTAGTGCTGGTCCGTGAGAGAGAGACATCCCCTGGACGAGTATGGTACCTGCCTCACTTCGAAGTGTGCCATCCGAAAAAAATGGACCAGATCCGAATCGTCTTCGATTCCTACGCAGAATATCAAGGCAAATCCCCTAATCGTGAACTGCTCACTGGACCAGATCTCTTGAACACTCTACTCAGAGTACTTGTCCGCTTCCGACGCAAAGACATGGCAGCAACGTGTGATGTAGGAGAGATGCTccatttgtttcatttctcgCCAGAGCATCGCATCCTGCGCTTCTTGTGGTTTCAGGAGATCAACCTTTCGAAGCCAATCGCGGAATTCCAGATGACCGTCCGTCTGTTTGGGAACGGGCCAAGTCCAGTTGTGGCAACTTACGGCCTGAGGAAAATGGTGAAGCACGGCGAGGAGGCTGACGTCAAGTTATTCGTCGAAAGAAATTTCTACGTCGATGATGGCCTGGTTTCGACGCCAACCGCAATTGAAGTCATCACTTTGGTGCAAAACACCTGA